A region from the Vulpes lagopus strain Blue_001 chromosome 5, ASM1834538v1, whole genome shotgun sequence genome encodes:
- the LOC121490363 gene encoding olfactory receptor 6C68-like: MRNQTALTTFILLGLTEDPQLKILLFMFLFLSYMLNVSGNLTIIILTLIDSHLKTPMYLFLQNFSFLEISFTTACVPRFLYSISSGDKSITYNACVSQLLFTDLFAVTEFFLLATMSYDRYVAICKPLHYMTIMSRRVCKNFIVFCWVAALIIILPPISLGLGLEFCDSNIIDHFCCDASPILKVSCSDTWLIEQMVIVCAVLTFIVTLMCVVLSYIYIIGTILRFPSAQQRKKAFSTCSSHMIVVSITYGSCIFIYVKPSAKDEVAINKGISLLITSITPILNPFIYTLRSKQVKKAFHASI; this comes from the coding sequence ATGAGAAACCAAACGGCACTAACAACTTTCATCTTGCTGGGACTCACAGAGGACCCTCAactaaaaattttgctttttatgtttctgtttctttcctacATGTTGAATGTATCTGGAAACCTAACCATCATCATCCTCACTCTGATTGATTCCCACCTTAAAACACCAATGTATCTTTTCCTCCAAAATTTCTCCTTCCTAGAAATTTCATTCACAACTGCTTGTGTCCCCAGATTTTTATATAGCATATCATCGGGGGACAAATCCATTACCTATAATGCTTGTGTCAGTCAACTGTTGTTTACAGACCTCTTCGCAGTAACAGAATTTTTTCTCTTGGCCACTATGTCCTATgatcgctatgtggccatctgcaaaccccTGCATTACATGACCATCATGAGCAGAAGAGTCTGCAAGAACTTCATTGTCTTCTGTTGGGTAGCAGCACTGATCATCATTCTCCCACCAATTAGTCTAGGTTTGGGCTTGGAATTCTGTGATTCAAACATCATTGATCATTTTTGTTGTGATGCATCTCCTATCCTGAAGGTCTCTTGCTCAGACACATGGTTGATAGAACAGATGGTTATAGTCTGTGCTGTGTTGACATTCATCGTCACCCTCATGTGTGTAGTTCTttcttacatttatattattgGGACCATTCTAAGGTTTCCctctgctcagcaaaggaaaaaggccTTTTCCACTTGTTCTTCCCACATGATTGTTGTTTCCATTACTTATGGTAGCTGTATCTTCATTTATGTCAAACCTTCAGCCAAGGATGAGGTAGCTATTAATAAAGGGATTTCACTCCTTATTACTTCTATCACACCAATATTGAATCCCTTTATTTACACACTGAGAAGCAAGCAAGTGAAGAAAGCTTTTCatgcttcaatttaa